One Gossypium raimondii isolate GPD5lz chromosome 3, ASM2569854v1, whole genome shotgun sequence genomic window carries:
- the LOC105793939 gene encoding uncharacterized protein LOC105793939 isoform X2 has protein sequence MPNLSKEIEKHDTGSGHHPSEDSEYDRLVISNEPTAAGVDILQPQPPTRSETFSWWIKAFIFCIFAVILILVFLKWGVPFLFEKILFPIMQWEATAFGRPVLAVVLVTSLALFPVLFIPSGPSMWLAGMIFGYGLGFLIIMVGTTIGMVLPYLIGLLFRERIHQWLKKWPQTAAMVRLAGEGSWFHQFKVVALFRVSPFPYTIFNYAVVVTNMKFWPYLCGSIAGMIPEAFIYIYSFAGPGVREENSLKGNLMKLSFYQIQTNSTNQFL, from the exons ATGCCAAACTTGTCtaaggaaatagaaaaacatgacACTGGCTCTGGGCATCATCCGAGTGAAGATAGTGAATACGATAGGCTGGTTATTTCTAATGAACCTACCGCAGCTGGAGTGGACATCTTACAACCTCAACCACCCACAAGGAGTGAAACTTTTAGCTGGTGGATCAAAGCCTTCATCTTCTGCATTTTTGCCGTTATATTGATTCTTGTTTTTTTGAAATGGGGAGTTCCGTTTCTTTTCGAGAAG ATTCTTTTCCCAATCATGCAATGGGAAGCAACGGCCTTTGGTCGCCCAGTTCTTGCAGTTGTGCTTGTTACTTCTCTTGCCTTGTTTCCTGTCCTCTTTATACCTTCGGGTCCCTCCATGTGGTTGGCTGGGATGATTTTTGGCTATGGTCTGGGGTTCCTCATAATTATGGTCGGAACAACCATCGGAATGGTCCTACCATATTTGATTGGACTGCTTTTCCGTGAGCGTATCCAT CAATGGTTAAAGAAATGGCCCCAGACAGCTGCAATGGTTCGACTTGCAGGAGAAGGAAGCTGGTTCCATCAATTTAAAGTGGTCGCTCTCTTTAGAGTTTCACCGTTTCCTTACACAATTTTCAACTATGCAGTTGTGGTAACCAACATGAAGTTTTGGCCCTATTTATGTGGATCAATTGCTGGAATGATTCCAGAagcttttatttatatctacag TTTTGCAGGTCCAGGAGTTAGAGAAGAAAACAGTCTAAAAGGGAACTTAATGAAGTTAAGCTTCTACCAAATTCAAACTAATTCTACTAATCAGTTCCTATAA
- the LOC105793939 gene encoding uncharacterized protein LOC105793939 isoform X1 — translation MPNLSKEIEKHDTGSGHHPSEDSEYDRLVISNEPTAAGVDILQPQPPTRSETFSWWIKAFIFCIFAVILILVFLKWGVPFLFEKILFPIMQWEATAFGRPVLAVVLVTSLALFPVLFIPSGPSMWLAGMIFGYGLGFLIIMVGTTIGMVLPYLIGLLFRERIHQWLKKWPQTAAMVRLAGEGSWFHQFKVVALFRVSPFPYTIFNYAVVVTNMKFWPYLCGSIAGMIPEAFIYIYSGRLIRTLANVKYGNYHLTPVEIIYNIVSFIIAIVTTIAFTVYAKRALNDLGNRETEVDDESASYQGGLEMEKLPDERRKHVGVMSFSS, via the exons ATGCCAAACTTGTCtaaggaaatagaaaaacatgacACTGGCTCTGGGCATCATCCGAGTGAAGATAGTGAATACGATAGGCTGGTTATTTCTAATGAACCTACCGCAGCTGGAGTGGACATCTTACAACCTCAACCACCCACAAGGAGTGAAACTTTTAGCTGGTGGATCAAAGCCTTCATCTTCTGCATTTTTGCCGTTATATTGATTCTTGTTTTTTTGAAATGGGGAGTTCCGTTTCTTTTCGAGAAG ATTCTTTTCCCAATCATGCAATGGGAAGCAACGGCCTTTGGTCGCCCAGTTCTTGCAGTTGTGCTTGTTACTTCTCTTGCCTTGTTTCCTGTCCTCTTTATACCTTCGGGTCCCTCCATGTGGTTGGCTGGGATGATTTTTGGCTATGGTCTGGGGTTCCTCATAATTATGGTCGGAACAACCATCGGAATGGTCCTACCATATTTGATTGGACTGCTTTTCCGTGAGCGTATCCAT CAATGGTTAAAGAAATGGCCCCAGACAGCTGCAATGGTTCGACTTGCAGGAGAAGGAAGCTGGTTCCATCAATTTAAAGTGGTCGCTCTCTTTAGAGTTTCACCGTTTCCTTACACAATTTTCAACTATGCAGTTGTGGTAACCAACATGAAGTTTTGGCCCTATTTATGTGGATCAATTGCTGGAATGATTCCAGAagcttttatttatatctacag CGGTCGGTTAATAAGGACATTAGCCAACGTCAAATATGGCAACTATCACTTGACCCCTGTGGAAATTATATACAACATTGTTTCCTTCATCATAGCAATTGTTACCACAATTGCTTTTACAGTATATGCAAAGAGAGCTTTAAACGATCTTGGTAACCGAGAGACTGAGGTGGACGATGAGTCTGCCTCGTACCAGGGTGGCCTAGAGATGGAGAAGCTTCCAGACGAAAGACGTAAGCATGTGGGGGTCATGTCTTTTTCATCATAG